A single Sorex araneus isolate mSorAra2 chromosome 8, mSorAra2.pri, whole genome shotgun sequence DNA region contains:
- the ERCC1 gene encoding DNA excision repair protein ERCC-1 isoform X2 yields the protein MPHPLRGTAREKSAAREAGSAAGPGPCWPPRRWEHLDSLCVIFPGGAGYREAKPLFRSTRNLPSTDPSPAPAPQSYAEYALSGPPEVPAPTRLPAAPELPTAEPPNQAPKPAAKSGSIIVSPRQRGNPVLQFVRNVPWEFGEVLPDYVLGQSTCALFLSLRYHNLHPDYIHERLQSLGKNFALRVLLVQVDVKDPQQALKELAKMCILADCTLILAWSAEEAGRYLETYKAYEQKPADLLMEKLEQDFISRMTDCLTTVKSVNKTDSQTLLATFGSLQQVIAASREDLALCPGLGPQKARRLFDVLHEPFLKVPPDPAARECPLQQ from the exons ATGCCCCACCCCCTCCGGGGAACGGCGAGAGAGAAGTCGGCGGCTAGAGAGGCCGGAAGTGCGGCGGGCCCAGGGCCGTGCTGGCCGCCTCGGAGGTGGGAACACCTCGATTCCTTGTGtgttatttttcctggtggcGCGGGGTACAGGGAG GCTAAGCCCTTGTTCAGATCCACCCGGAACCTTCCCAGCACAGACCCCTCACCTGCGCCAGCCCCCCAGAGCTATGCAGAGTATGCCCTCTCGGGGCCCCCTGAAGTGCCTGCGCCCACCCGGCTGCCGGCAGCCCCCGAGCTCCCCACGGCAGAGCCCCCCAACCAGGCGCCCAAACCCGCCGCCAAGTCCGGCAGCATCATCGTGAGCCCCCGCCAG CGGGGCAACCCCGTGCTGCAGTTCGTGCGCAACGTGCCCTGGGAATTCGGCGAGGTGCTTCCCGACTACGTGCTGGGCCAGAGCACCTGCGCCCTCTTCCTCAG CCTCCGCTACCACAATCTCCACCCTGACTATATCCATGAGCGGCTGCAGAGCCTGGGGAAGAACTTCGCGCTGCGGGTCCTGCTGGTGCAGGTGGATGTG AAAGACCCACAGCAGGCCCTCAAGGAACTGGCCAAGATGTGCATCCTGGCCGACTGCACCCTCATCCTGGCCTGGAG cgccGAGGAGGCGGGCCGCTACCTGGAGACCTACAAGGCCTATGAACAGAAGCCCGCAGACCTCCTGATGGAGAAGCTGGAGCAGGATTTCATCTCCCGG ATGACCGACTGTCTCACCACCGTGAAGTCAGTCAACAAAACGGACAGCCAGACTCTCCTGGCCACTTTTGGG TCTCTCCAGCAAGTCATCGCAGCCTCGAGGGAGGACCTGGCCCTGTGCCCGGGCCTGGGGCCCCAAAAG GCCCGGAGGCTCTTTGACGTCCTGCACGAGCCCTTCCTGAAAGTGCCCCCGGACCCTGCTGCCAGGGAGTGCCCGCTGCAGCAATAA
- the ERCC1 gene encoding DNA excision repair protein ERCC-1 isoform X3, with protein sequence MDEEGVQPSPGPPPRKKYFIPLDEEEIPPARAKPLFRSTRNLPSTDPSPAPAPQSYAEYALSGPPEVPAPTRLPAAPELPTAEPPNQAPKPAAKSGSIIVSPRQRGNPVLQFVRNVPWEFGEVLPDYVLGQSTCALFLSLRYHNLHPDYIHERLQSLGKNFALRVLLVQVDVKDPQQALKELAKMCILADCTLILAWSAEEAGRYLETYKAYEQKPADLLMEKLEQDFISRMTDCLTTVKSVNKTDSQTLLATFGSLQQVIAASREDLALCPGLGPQKARRLFDVLHEPFLKVPPDPAARECPLQQ encoded by the exons ATGGATGAGGAGGGTGTGCAGCCatccccagggccaccccccaGGAAGAAGTACTTCATTCCCCTGGATGAGGAAGAGATCCCTCCGGCCAGG GCTAAGCCCTTGTTCAGATCCACCCGGAACCTTCCCAGCACAGACCCCTCACCTGCGCCAGCCCCCCAGAGCTATGCAGAGTATGCCCTCTCGGGGCCCCCTGAAGTGCCTGCGCCCACCCGGCTGCCGGCAGCCCCCGAGCTCCCCACGGCAGAGCCCCCCAACCAGGCGCCCAAACCCGCCGCCAAGTCCGGCAGCATCATCGTGAGCCCCCGCCAG CGGGGCAACCCCGTGCTGCAGTTCGTGCGCAACGTGCCCTGGGAATTCGGCGAGGTGCTTCCCGACTACGTGCTGGGCCAGAGCACCTGCGCCCTCTTCCTCAG CCTCCGCTACCACAATCTCCACCCTGACTATATCCATGAGCGGCTGCAGAGCCTGGGGAAGAACTTCGCGCTGCGGGTCCTGCTGGTGCAGGTGGATGTG AAAGACCCACAGCAGGCCCTCAAGGAACTGGCCAAGATGTGCATCCTGGCCGACTGCACCCTCATCCTGGCCTGGAG cgccGAGGAGGCGGGCCGCTACCTGGAGACCTACAAGGCCTATGAACAGAAGCCCGCAGACCTCCTGATGGAGAAGCTGGAGCAGGATTTCATCTCCCGG ATGACCGACTGTCTCACCACCGTGAAGTCAGTCAACAAAACGGACAGCCAGACTCTCCTGGCCACTTTTGGG TCTCTCCAGCAAGTCATCGCAGCCTCGAGGGAGGACCTGGCCCTGTGCCCGGGCCTGGGGCCCCAAAAG GCCCGGAGGCTCTTTGACGTCCTGCACGAGCCCTTCCTGAAAGTGCCCCCGGACCCTGCTGCCAGGGAGTGCCCGCTGCAGCAATAA
- the ERCC1 gene encoding DNA excision repair protein ERCC-1 isoform X4, producing the protein MADTGAVEGFALKAKKAKPLFRSTRNLPSTDPSPAPAPQSYAEYALSGPPEVPAPTRLPAAPELPTAEPPNQAPKPAAKSGSIIVSPRQRGNPVLQFVRNVPWEFGEVLPDYVLGQSTCALFLSLRYHNLHPDYIHERLQSLGKNFALRVLLVQVDVKDPQQALKELAKMCILADCTLILAWSAEEAGRYLETYKAYEQKPADLLMEKLEQDFISRMTDCLTTVKSVNKTDSQTLLATFGSLQQVIAASREDLALCPGLGPQKARRLFDVLHEPFLKVPPDPAARECPLQQ; encoded by the exons ATGGCTGACACTGGAGCAGTAGAAGGTTTTGCACTTAAAGCAAAAAAA GCTAAGCCCTTGTTCAGATCCACCCGGAACCTTCCCAGCACAGACCCCTCACCTGCGCCAGCCCCCCAGAGCTATGCAGAGTATGCCCTCTCGGGGCCCCCTGAAGTGCCTGCGCCCACCCGGCTGCCGGCAGCCCCCGAGCTCCCCACGGCAGAGCCCCCCAACCAGGCGCCCAAACCCGCCGCCAAGTCCGGCAGCATCATCGTGAGCCCCCGCCAG CGGGGCAACCCCGTGCTGCAGTTCGTGCGCAACGTGCCCTGGGAATTCGGCGAGGTGCTTCCCGACTACGTGCTGGGCCAGAGCACCTGCGCCCTCTTCCTCAG CCTCCGCTACCACAATCTCCACCCTGACTATATCCATGAGCGGCTGCAGAGCCTGGGGAAGAACTTCGCGCTGCGGGTCCTGCTGGTGCAGGTGGATGTG AAAGACCCACAGCAGGCCCTCAAGGAACTGGCCAAGATGTGCATCCTGGCCGACTGCACCCTCATCCTGGCCTGGAG cgccGAGGAGGCGGGCCGCTACCTGGAGACCTACAAGGCCTATGAACAGAAGCCCGCAGACCTCCTGATGGAGAAGCTGGAGCAGGATTTCATCTCCCGG ATGACCGACTGTCTCACCACCGTGAAGTCAGTCAACAAAACGGACAGCCAGACTCTCCTGGCCACTTTTGGG TCTCTCCAGCAAGTCATCGCAGCCTCGAGGGAGGACCTGGCCCTGTGCCCGGGCCTGGGGCCCCAAAAG GCCCGGAGGCTCTTTGACGTCCTGCACGAGCCCTTCCTGAAAGTGCCCCCGGACCCTGCTGCCAGGGAGTGCCCGCTGCAGCAATAA
- the ERCC1 gene encoding DNA excision repair protein ERCC-1 isoform X1, with amino-acid sequence MGKLRPAEQTNGKGGPSPVSRPLKDLGMDEEGVQPSPGPPPRKKYFIPLDEEEIPPARAKPLFRSTRNLPSTDPSPAPAPQSYAEYALSGPPEVPAPTRLPAAPELPTAEPPNQAPKPAAKSGSIIVSPRQRGNPVLQFVRNVPWEFGEVLPDYVLGQSTCALFLSLRYHNLHPDYIHERLQSLGKNFALRVLLVQVDVKDPQQALKELAKMCILADCTLILAWSAEEAGRYLETYKAYEQKPADLLMEKLEQDFISRMTDCLTTVKSVNKTDSQTLLATFGSLQQVIAASREDLALCPGLGPQKARRLFDVLHEPFLKVPPDPAARECPLQQ; translated from the exons GCCCCTGAAAGATCTAGGGATGGATGAGGAGGGTGTGCAGCCatccccagggccaccccccaGGAAGAAGTACTTCATTCCCCTGGATGAGGAAGAGATCCCTCCGGCCAGG GCTAAGCCCTTGTTCAGATCCACCCGGAACCTTCCCAGCACAGACCCCTCACCTGCGCCAGCCCCCCAGAGCTATGCAGAGTATGCCCTCTCGGGGCCCCCTGAAGTGCCTGCGCCCACCCGGCTGCCGGCAGCCCCCGAGCTCCCCACGGCAGAGCCCCCCAACCAGGCGCCCAAACCCGCCGCCAAGTCCGGCAGCATCATCGTGAGCCCCCGCCAG CGGGGCAACCCCGTGCTGCAGTTCGTGCGCAACGTGCCCTGGGAATTCGGCGAGGTGCTTCCCGACTACGTGCTGGGCCAGAGCACCTGCGCCCTCTTCCTCAG CCTCCGCTACCACAATCTCCACCCTGACTATATCCATGAGCGGCTGCAGAGCCTGGGGAAGAACTTCGCGCTGCGGGTCCTGCTGGTGCAGGTGGATGTG AAAGACCCACAGCAGGCCCTCAAGGAACTGGCCAAGATGTGCATCCTGGCCGACTGCACCCTCATCCTGGCCTGGAG cgccGAGGAGGCGGGCCGCTACCTGGAGACCTACAAGGCCTATGAACAGAAGCCCGCAGACCTCCTGATGGAGAAGCTGGAGCAGGATTTCATCTCCCGG ATGACCGACTGTCTCACCACCGTGAAGTCAGTCAACAAAACGGACAGCCAGACTCTCCTGGCCACTTTTGGG TCTCTCCAGCAAGTCATCGCAGCCTCGAGGGAGGACCTGGCCCTGTGCCCGGGCCTGGGGCCCCAAAAG GCCCGGAGGCTCTTTGACGTCCTGCACGAGCCCTTCCTGAAAGTGCCCCCGGACCCTGCTGCCAGGGAGTGCCCGCTGCAGCAATAA